A part of Kiritimatiellia bacterium genomic DNA contains:
- a CDS encoding Ppx/GppA family phosphatase produces MSPRPPSPAATEPPRLVAVLDIGSTAIRMEIAEVAANRPPRTLESLSQPVGLGKDTFTIGSIRRETIEESVRILRRYADLMREYRITDPACIRAIATSAVKEAANRDAFLDRVYVATGIPVECAEDADLVRLTYLAVRDLRWTRAGSGRGPVLVVEVGGGSTEVLLLESGRVRFYETYPLGAVRLRETLDAGRVPAPRQRATLQQDIRRTVQQMVQASPVQRVNTLVAVSGDVRFAAEHLTDNWDRVRVGSLSPARLARFADRLLEMSPEEIAAEHGLSFVEAETLGPSLLAYSETAAAFHVRRIVVPKAHLRTALEVEMSIRPELAEEFRDHVRHAARMLADRYRVDRRHADQVAALAVTLFRELRDLHGLGVRHEFLLEIAARLHEVGLYVSNRSHHKHSMYLIQNSELFGVSQEDLVLIALIARYHRKSPPRPEHPVYGALPRPQRVVVQKLAALLRVADALDRSHQRRVDRVRVERRDNRVILSVPGAGDLTIERMALRDKGAMFEELFGVTLELVGAPEREETADEL; encoded by the coding sequence GTGAGCCCGCGCCCCCCTTCCCCCGCCGCCACCGAGCCCCCCCGTCTGGTCGCGGTGCTCGACATCGGCTCGACCGCGATTCGCATGGAAATTGCGGAAGTCGCCGCGAATCGCCCTCCGCGTACGCTCGAGTCACTCTCCCAGCCAGTCGGCCTCGGCAAGGACACGTTCACGATCGGTTCGATCCGCCGCGAGACCATCGAGGAAAGCGTCCGCATCCTTCGCCGCTACGCGGACTTGATGCGCGAATATCGCATCACTGACCCCGCCTGCATCCGCGCAATCGCAACCAGCGCCGTGAAGGAGGCGGCCAACCGCGACGCGTTCCTCGACCGTGTGTATGTCGCCACCGGGATCCCCGTCGAGTGCGCGGAAGACGCGGACCTCGTTCGCCTCACCTACCTCGCCGTGCGCGACCTGCGCTGGACCCGCGCCGGAAGCGGCCGCGGACCGGTGCTCGTCGTCGAGGTCGGCGGTGGCAGCACCGAAGTGCTGCTGCTGGAATCCGGGCGTGTCCGCTTCTACGAGACCTACCCGCTCGGCGCGGTACGCCTCCGCGAGACGCTCGACGCCGGACGCGTGCCCGCCCCGCGGCAGCGGGCGACGCTCCAACAGGACATCCGCCGGACCGTTCAGCAGATGGTTCAGGCCTCGCCGGTGCAGCGCGTGAACACCCTGGTCGCCGTCTCCGGCGACGTCCGCTTCGCGGCGGAACACCTGACCGACAACTGGGACCGCGTGCGGGTCGGCTCGCTCTCCCCGGCGCGGCTGGCACGGTTCGCCGATCGGTTGCTCGAAATGTCCCCCGAGGAGATCGCGGCAGAACACGGCCTGTCGTTCGTCGAGGCGGAAACACTTGGCCCCTCGCTGCTGGCCTACAGCGAGACCGCGGCCGCGTTTCACGTGCGGCGAATCGTCGTGCCGAAGGCGCACCTGCGAACCGCGCTCGAGGTCGAAATGTCCATCCGGCCGGAGCTCGCGGAGGAGTTCCGCGATCACGTGCGGCACGCCGCGCGGATGCTCGCCGACCGTTACCGTGTCGATCGACGCCACGCGGACCAGGTTGCTGCGCTCGCGGTCACGCTCTTCCGGGAGCTGCGCGACTTGCACGGGTTGGGGGTGCGGCACGAGTTTCTGCTGGAGATCGCCGCGCGCCTTCACGAGGTCGGCCTGTACGTGAGCAATCGCAGCCACCACAAACACTCGATGTACCTGATCCAGAACAGCGAGTTGTTCGGCGTCTCGCAGGAGGACCTGGTGCTGATCGCACTGATCGCGCGCTACCACCGCAAGTCGCCGCCGCGCCCCGAGCACCCCGTGTACGGCGCGCTGCCGCGGCCGCAACGGGTCGTGGTGCAGAAGCTGGCCGCGCTGCTCCGCGTCGCCGACGCGCTTGACCGCTCGCATCAGCGCCGTGTGGACCGCGTTCGCGTGGAACGTCGCGACAACCGCGTGATTCTGTCGGTGCCCGGTGCCGGCGATCTCACCATTGAGCGGATGGCGCTGCGTGACAAGGGCGCGATGTTTGAGGAGCTGTTCGGCGTGACGCTCGAACTGGTCGGTGCGCCGGAGCGCGAGGAGACCGCCGATGAGCTCTGA
- a CDS encoding endonuclease/exonuclease/phosphatase family protein → MKRAFLPRRFDAARMRFLLYNIRYATGGLPGRGPLQFFRPSKQLLDELIAYIRQVNPDVAGLLEVDSGSVRSRRRDQSRLIAEALGHNHAYRSKYAIGSFAHRVPILRRQGNALIVRDANRPVRFHYFTSGVKRLVLELELPDVAIFLVHLALGGRVRLRQMHTLYDLVRASTKPVLLAGDFNAFWGRHEIELFSAACGLRSADPENRPTWPSWRPRRQLDVILHSREIVVERFELGHVLLSDHLPLICDFRVTHRSRSTEILHQAVTAAREMY, encoded by the coding sequence TTGAAGAGAGCGTTTCTGCCCCGTAGATTCGATGCCGCGCGGATGCGGTTTCTGCTCTACAACATCCGGTATGCGACGGGCGGTCTTCCCGGCCGGGGGCCGCTGCAGTTTTTCCGACCATCCAAGCAGTTGCTCGATGAGCTGATCGCTTACATCCGGCAGGTGAATCCGGATGTTGCCGGACTGCTCGAGGTCGATTCCGGCTCCGTCCGTTCGCGACGCCGCGATCAGTCCCGGCTCATCGCGGAGGCGCTGGGCCACAACCATGCGTACCGGTCGAAATACGCGATTGGCTCGTTCGCGCACCGCGTGCCGATCCTGCGGCGCCAGGGCAACGCGCTGATCGTGCGGGACGCGAACCGGCCGGTGCGATTCCACTACTTCACCAGCGGTGTGAAGCGGCTGGTGCTGGAGCTGGAGCTGCCCGACGTGGCGATTTTTCTGGTGCACCTTGCGCTGGGCGGACGGGTTCGGCTGCGGCAGATGCATACGCTGTATGACCTCGTTCGGGCCTCGACGAAACCGGTGCTGTTGGCGGGCGACTTCAACGCGTTCTGGGGTCGGCACGAGATCGAACTGTTCAGCGCCGCGTGCGGTCTGCGGAGCGCGGATCCCGAAAACCGGCCAACCTGGCCCAGCTGGCGACCCCGCCGACAGCTCGACGTGATTCTGCACAGTCGAGAGATCGTGGTGGAGCGCTTCGAGCTCGGCCACGTGCTGCTTTCGGACCACCTGCCGCTGATCTGTGATTTTCGAGTCACCCACCGTTCTCGTTCGACCGAAATCCTACATCAGGCGGTCACCGCCGCGCGTGAGATGTACTGA
- the ppk1 gene encoding polyphosphate kinase 1, with protein sequence MSSERRPERSARYLNRELSWIEFDRRVLEQASDPAIPLLERVRFLAISASNLDEFFMVRVGGLWMLARQGRAQRDISGRTPREQLAAIAERVRDLVERQYALWIRDLEPALGRAGLARAKWEELDGEARRHAERIWQDEVLPLLTPRAVPDGEAWPQLAGLTLHMVARLRRPPDGPWPAGEGWVVVAIPRSLPRWFALPFEGGTRLLFIEDLVRGFAPQLWPGAELLDTAMFRITRNADLELAEDQAADLLAGMEDILAARRESDVVRLEIESGVPSAIAEWLRAGLGVPSAHVTRAPGPLGLADLMRLADLPGAERLRFAPWPPADPPAWRRGEPLMPQIARRDMLLYAPFESFDPVVQFIEEAADDPDVLAIKQTLYRTSRNSPVIAALIRAAESGKQVTAVVELKARFDEERNIEWARALERAGVQVIAGVRGYKVHAKCCLVVRREAGGIRRYVHFGTGNYNERTARQYCDISLLSASDDYGADAAAFFNAVTGLAQPGTFRRIEMAPLGLRRRLLELIEGERRHAEAGGRGRIVAKMNSLSDRELIDALYAASRAGVSITLLVRGICCLRPGVPGLSERIRVVSVVDRFLEHARIFWFHRGGDPAIFISSADWMPRNLDKRIELLIEVVDPAARRRLETILDVCAADNVQAWELRGDGSYERLRPPARGARVRSQQRLYELAQRAARLAHQADRRRLSPYRLKGERPSDLGQAPGSESQRPRSSHSRQRASATARR encoded by the coding sequence ATGAGCTCTGAGCGCCGCCCCGAGCGCAGCGCGCGCTACCTGAACCGGGAGCTCTCCTGGATCGAGTTCGACCGCCGAGTGCTGGAGCAGGCGTCCGATCCCGCAATCCCGCTGCTCGAACGGGTCCGGTTCCTCGCCATCAGCGCGTCCAATCTCGACGAGTTCTTCATGGTGCGCGTCGGCGGGCTGTGGATGCTGGCGCGGCAGGGCCGCGCGCAGCGCGACATCTCCGGTCGAACGCCACGCGAGCAGCTGGCCGCAATCGCAGAGCGCGTCCGAGACCTGGTGGAGCGCCAGTATGCGCTGTGGATACGGGACCTCGAACCGGCGCTCGGCCGCGCGGGCCTGGCCCGCGCAAAATGGGAGGAACTCGATGGCGAGGCCCGGCGACACGCGGAGCGAATCTGGCAGGACGAGGTACTGCCGCTGCTGACGCCGCGCGCGGTACCCGACGGCGAAGCCTGGCCGCAGCTGGCCGGCCTCACCCTCCACATGGTGGCCCGCCTGCGACGTCCGCCGGACGGGCCCTGGCCCGCCGGTGAGGGATGGGTGGTCGTCGCGATCCCTCGCTCGTTGCCCCGCTGGTTTGCGCTGCCGTTCGAGGGTGGCACGCGTCTGCTGTTCATCGAAGACCTGGTGCGAGGATTTGCGCCGCAGCTGTGGCCGGGCGCGGAACTGCTCGACACCGCGATGTTCCGGATCACCCGCAACGCTGATCTCGAACTTGCGGAGGATCAGGCCGCCGACCTTCTGGCAGGCATGGAGGACATCCTCGCCGCGCGACGCGAAAGTGACGTGGTGCGGCTCGAGATCGAGTCCGGCGTCCCCTCCGCGATCGCCGAATGGCTGCGCGCCGGTCTCGGAGTGCCCTCCGCCCACGTCACGCGCGCGCCGGGTCCGCTGGGGTTGGCCGACCTCATGCGGCTGGCCGACCTCCCGGGCGCGGAGCGGCTGCGGTTCGCCCCCTGGCCGCCGGCCGACCCGCCGGCGTGGCGCCGCGGCGAACCTTTGATGCCCCAAATTGCCCGCCGGGATATGTTGCTCTACGCGCCGTTCGAGAGCTTCGACCCCGTCGTGCAGTTCATCGAAGAAGCCGCCGACGATCCGGATGTGCTCGCGATCAAACAGACCCTCTACCGCACCAGCCGCAACAGCCCGGTGATCGCCGCGCTGATTCGTGCGGCAGAAAGCGGCAAGCAGGTGACCGCCGTCGTCGAACTGAAGGCTCGTTTCGACGAGGAACGCAACATCGAGTGGGCGCGCGCGCTCGAACGGGCCGGCGTGCAGGTGATCGCCGGCGTTCGCGGGTACAAGGTCCACGCGAAGTGCTGCCTGGTGGTCCGCCGCGAGGCCGGCGGCATCCGGCGGTATGTCCACTTCGGCACCGGCAACTACAACGAGCGCACCGCACGGCAGTACTGCGACATCAGCCTGCTGTCGGCCAGCGACGATTACGGCGCCGACGCCGCCGCCTTTTTCAATGCGGTCACCGGCCTCGCCCAGCCGGGAACGTTCCGCCGCATCGAAATGGCTCCGCTCGGTCTCCGCCGCCGGCTGCTCGAGCTGATCGAGGGAGAACGGCGGCACGCCGAGGCCGGCGGGCGCGGCCGCATCGTCGCGAAAATGAACTCCCTCTCCGACCGCGAACTCATCGACGCGCTCTACGCGGCCTCCCGCGCGGGTGTCTCCATTACGCTGCTGGTGCGCGGCATCTGCTGCCTCCGTCCCGGCGTGCCCGGCCTCAGCGAGCGCATCCGCGTGGTCAGCGTGGTGGACCGTTTTCTGGAGCACGCCCGGATCTTCTGGTTCCATCGCGGCGGCGACCCCGCGATCTTCATCTCCAGCGCGGACTGGATGCCGCGCAACCTCGACAAGCGCATCGAACTGCTCATCGAGGTCGTGGACCCCGCCGCACGTCGACGGCTCGAAACCATCCTCGATGTCTGCGCCGCAGACAACGTCCAAGCCTGGGAACTCCGCGGCGACGGCAGCTACGAACGTCTCCGACCGCCCGCCCGCGGCGCACGGGTGCGCAGCCAACAACGGTTGTACGAGCTCGCCCAGCGGGCGGCGCGGCTCGCCCACCAGGCCGACCGACGGCGCCTCTCCCCTTACCGGCTCAAAGGAGAGCGACCCTCGGACCTCGGACAGGCGCCCGGCTCTGAATCACAGCGACCGCGAAGTTCACACAGCCGGCAACGGGCCAGTGCGACCGCGCGGCGATAG
- a CDS encoding ROK family protein has protein sequence MTRTAPRSSKCWIGFDLGGTKMFCAAFDTEMRMRASLRQSTAAEDGDEGLTQIETMIRRVMREAGLARRDVGGIGIGTPGPLDLERGVLLAAPNLGWRNVPLRRRLEAAFGCPVVVANDVDAGTYGEYVAGAAQGARTVLGIFPGTGIGGACVYEGRLLRGRRRSCMEIGHMKLLPRGPLCGCGRRGCLEAMASRIAIAAAAAAAALRGEAPALRKLAGTDLARIRSRALAESIRRGDATVERIVRRAARHIGLAAANAINLLAPDVVVLGGGLVEAMPKLFVEEVLETAQDEVMDAFRGTFRVVAARLGDQAAVVGAAALAMQEAARA, from the coding sequence ATGACTCGAACAGCGCCGCGGAGCTCGAAATGCTGGATCGGCTTCGATCTGGGTGGCACGAAGATGTTTTGCGCCGCGTTCGATACGGAGATGCGCATGCGAGCGTCGCTGCGGCAGTCGACCGCAGCGGAGGATGGAGACGAGGGGCTCACACAAATCGAGACGATGATCCGCCGCGTGATGCGGGAAGCCGGCCTCGCACGCCGCGACGTGGGCGGCATCGGCATTGGTACGCCGGGACCGCTGGACCTCGAGCGGGGCGTCCTCCTCGCCGCGCCGAACCTCGGCTGGCGCAACGTGCCGCTGCGGCGGCGCCTCGAGGCCGCCTTCGGCTGCCCGGTCGTTGTCGCGAACGACGTGGACGCGGGCACCTACGGAGAGTACGTTGCCGGCGCCGCGCAGGGCGCACGGACCGTGCTGGGCATTTTCCCCGGCACCGGCATCGGCGGCGCCTGTGTCTATGAGGGGCGCCTGCTGCGGGGGCGTCGGCGTTCTTGCATGGAGATCGGCCACATGAAGCTGCTGCCGCGCGGACCGCTGTGCGGATGCGGTCGCCGCGGATGCCTCGAAGCGATGGCGAGCCGCATTGCGATCGCCGCCGCCGCCGCGGCCGCCGCACTGCGCGGCGAGGCGCCCGCGCTGCGCAAACTCGCCGGCACCGACCTTGCCCGCATCCGGAGCCGCGCACTCGCCGAATCCATCCGCCGCGGCGACGCGACAGTCGAACGAATCGTCCGGCGCGCCGCCCGACACATCGGGCTGGCCGCCGCCAACGCGATCAACCTGCTGGCACCGGACGTGGTGGTGCTCGGCGGCGGGCTGGTGGAGGCGATGCCGAAGCTGTTCGTCGAGGAGGTTCTCGAAACCGCACAGGACGAGGTGATGGACGCGTTCCGAGGTACGTTCCGCGTGGTCGCCGCTCGACTGGGCGATCAGGCCGCCGTCGTCGGCGCCGCCGCGCTCGCGATGCAGGAGGCGGCCCGAGCGTGA